CCTGTGGTTGACCTAAAAGTCGAAAAAAACTACAAACTAAGAGACGGTTGCAATTGTATTATTAGATACTATATGTACTTTCATATTATTGCAGGGTGGATTTTAGTTCCCATTGCGCTTCTAACAATTACCGGAAATCTTTCTAAATAATTTTTTTTGATGTCGAATTGGTATTTCTAAGAATTCTAAGCTATAACCCTACCCAAGCACATCAAGATGCCGCAGCCTGAAATTTACGCCCAACTCCTGTGCAATCTCTTTACACCCTGCAATGTCAACGCCAGGGACATCAACTACTGATACGATAATATCCGGAATGTATTTTTTTGCCTCTCGTATGAATTCAATTACCCCTGGGTAGGCGTTTACCACAGTCGGGGCACAAAGCCTGTTATAGGTCTCTGCGTCTTGTGCGTTGAGGCTTATGGAGATTTTATCAACAAGGCCGGTTAGTTGCGGCAGTATGTTTTGCTTATGGATTATATTTCCAAGCCCATTTGTGTTTATCCTGATACGGCCACCATGTGCCTTTATGTGTTTTGCCACAGTTATTACATTGTCGAGTTTTAGGAGCGGCTCTCCATAACCGCAAAAAACCACCTCGTCGTACCTAGCCGGATTGTCTCCTATAGCAACAATCAAATCCTGTGCCGAAGGGTCTGCCCTAAGGCTGAGATTATGCCCCTTAACTGTAGTATTTATGTTTCTAAGACAAAATACACACCGGTTTGTACAGGAGTTGGTCATGTTAAGATAGAGCGTGTTTCTTATTTGATAGGCGATTTTGTCCTCATGTGATTGAGTATTTAGCCCAAACAGGGTTTGAGCGTTAAGCGTTGTGATTCTGTCAACATCCTCCAGTGAAATACCGCGCAGTTGTGCTATCTTTTTAGCGGTATGAACTACATAAGCCGGCTCGTTTCTCTTCCCTCTGTGCGGCACAGGCGCCAAATACGGTGCATCGGTTTCAATCAGAAGGTGGTTATCGCTGACAGCGTTTACGACTTTTTCAACATCGGGGTTGTTTTTAAAAGTAACAGTGCCGGAAAATGAAATATAAAGCCCCATTGATATCACCTCTTTAGCCGTCTCCACATTGGCTGTAAAACAGTGAAAAACCCCCCGTGTTACTTTGTGGTCGGTGAGTATCCTTAATGTATCCTCTGAGGCCTCACGGCTGTGGATTACCAATGGCAATCCGGTTTCCTTTGCCAGTTCTATTTGCTTGATAAATGCCTGCTTTTGTACATCTTTGGGTGAGTGGTTGTGGTAGTAATCAAGACCGGTCTCGCCCACTGCCACACACTTTTTGTGTTTGCAAAGACCACGCAAATCTTCATAAACAGCTGTGGTTAAATCTTTTGCCTCATGGGGATGAATACCGATTGAGAAAAAGACATTTTCATAAGCCTCGGCTATCACCTTGTTTCTTTCGTTACTTCCTGCATCAGAGCCTATCGTTATAAGGGGACTTACGCCAGCCTCAGCTGCTTTTCTTACGATTTCTCCGACAACTCCTTCAAAGGGCGTCATTTCAAGATGACAGTGGGTATCTATCATGCTTCTGTAACGGCTGCATTGGCAGCGTCCGGCTCTTTTAGCACATCATAGGTTTTCAGTATCATAATGGCAATAAAAGCCATCACAACGCCAGTTAGAATGGTTGTCATTGCTATGGCCAGATATGAGGGAGTGTTATTAATGATATTTAATATCTTTTCATATTTATCATGAGCAATGGCGGAGAGTATTCCGCTTAAAATGCTGTTAGCAGCGTTATGTAATGCGTTTGTATCAGCAATGCTTTCCATAGCACTTGTGGCCAACACATTGATTATGGATACAGTGATGGCTATGCTAAAAAGGGTTACATAGACCGAAAATGCAGCGTTGAGGTTACGTCTTACCAGCTTTATGCTTTCACGTATCGCAGTAAAAGAGTGTTTGTTTTCCTTTATTATAAGAACGTATGTAAACATAAAAAAGAAGTTGACAAATATTGCCGGCACTATAAGCAGCATCAGTCCTGCAACCAAAAGGATACCAAAGAGGGTTCCGGAAAAAAGGAGTGAGGAAAACTTTTTTAAAACCTCTGCTATAGCACTCCGATAACTTAAAGTACCATTTTCGATAAGTTCACGTGCCATTGCTAATGTCATTGCGTGAACAAACATCTGCATATAAAAATTCAGGATATTTGCGATAGCAAGTTTCCCGATCAGTTCTTTAAACAGCGCTAAGTCTTGTGGTTTAAGCGATTGAGTGGATAATGCGGATAATTTAGTAAGCCCGGGCCCCAGGTACTTATACGTGAACATGGATAAGATCAAAGAAAATATTATCGTAGGAGTTATTATTAACGTGTTTGACTTTATCGCAATGAAAGTGTCTCTTGCAAGCGGTATAAACTCTATTTTCTTAGCCATGTAATTAATGATAACATATTTAGTAATAGTTCAGCCAAACCGGTAAAAAAAGGGTTTTAATCCGGAAAACATTTGTTTTATTTCTAAAAGAAAGGTTATTATTAAAAATGTGGTGCTGTATCTTTTATTTAGAGGGAAATAACAATGGAGAATGCTAAGAAAACATTAGAAAAATATTTTTTACCGGTTGTTGCAGTGTGTTTCTTTCTTGGAGCATCTTTTACATTTTCTTATTGTGTATTTCCTTGTACAGGCAGTAGTCTGAGGTTTATCTTTTACGGCATTGTATTTTCATCTTTTTCTCTGCCAGTTTTTTGGGCTCTCTATAGTTATTACAGAAAAAGAATAATAGAACTGGAAATATCTTCAAAAGAGACAACCAAAGAACTACAAGACAACATGGAACTGCATTCAAAAGTAAATGCCCTGCTTGAGCGTGAAATCTACGAAAGACGTGAGGCTGAGGAGACGTTAAGGGAAAGCGAGGAAACTCTAAAAAAGATAACAAGCTCAGCCTCAGACGCCATTATCATGATAGACAACACCGGATGTGCTACGTTTTGGAGTCCGGGTGCGGAAAAAATCTTTGGATATACATCACAAGAGGTAATAAATAAGGATGTACACAAGATAGTTGCTCATCCGGACTTTTTTAATGTCTATGCAAAGGCATTTCCTGAATTTGCTGCCACTGGGCATGGCAATGTCATAGGGAAAACAATAGAACTGCCGGCAGTGAAAAAAGACGGTACTGTTTTCCCTGTTGAGCTGTCCCTCTCGCCGGTTAAAATAAAAGGAGCGTGGAATGCTGTAGCTATAGTCAGAGATATAACCCGGAGGAAAAGGAACGAAGAGAATCTTAGAAAACTTTCTGCAGCAGTAGAGCACACCGCTGACAGTGTTATTATCGCTAATATAGAGGGTTACATCGAGTTTGTCAACAGGGCTTATCTTTCACTTAAGGGAGTTATGGAAAAAGATGTCATAGGAAAGCTCATCAAAGACATCAACGAAGAGCCGTTTACTGAGCAGTTTTTTTCCAAACTACGTACCTCTGTAATTGAGGGCAATGTTTACAGAGGAGTAGCTGAAAATAAGGACATTAACGGTGAACATTATTATGTGGATATCACTGTGTCACCTGTAATGGGCTCGGATGGGACCGTCACTCATTTTATATTAACAGAGAGAGACATCACTTATAATTACATAACAGCAGAGGCCCTTAAACATTCCGAGGAGAAGTTCCGCTCTCTTGTAAACAATATTCCCGACGTTATCTGGACATGTGACATCAGTGGTAAGGTTGTTTTTATAAGTAAAAATGTCGAGGATCTTATAGGAAAGACTCCGTTAGAACTTCAAAATGCTGTCAATATTTATAAGTCTGGTTGTATTGTCCCAGATGATGTTGGCAAACTTAAAGCCGCTTATACCGATCTGTTTGAAAACAACAAACCTTTCTCGGTAGAAGTCAGGGTAATAAATCAAGAAGGAAGACAGCTCTGGCTAATGTGCCGTTCTATGTTAGCTTATGAAAAAAACGGCAGGTTATATGCTGACGGTGCACTTACTGACATAACCGAAATTAAACATATTCAGGATGAGCTCAATAAGGCAAAAGAGGAGGCTGAACAGGCAAATCGGGCAAAGTCGGAGTTTCTCTCTTTAATGAGTCATGAACTGCATACCCCCATGAATGCAATACTGGGTTTTGCACAACTCCTTGAATCTGACCCATACGACCCCCTTACTACATATCAGTTGGAAAATACAGCTGAAATCCTGAAAGCCGGTCGTCATCTGCTTGAATTAATTGACAATGTTTTAGATTTGTCGAAAATTGAATCCGGCAAGGTAAAGCTTTCCTTTGAACCTGTAAATTTGCAGGCACTAGTGGAGGAATGTATATCGTTGTTAACACCTATTGGTGAAAGCTGTCGTGTCTCTGTATCATTGGACATGGAAAGCTGTACCGGGACATTTGTCAGAGCTGACAGGATGCGGTTGAAACAGGTAATACTTAACTTACTTTCCAACGGCGTTAAATACAGCAAAGAGGGAGGCAGCGTTTTTGTACAATGCAATAGAGCTGATGAGATGTTTGAAGTCAGTGTGTCAGATTCTGGGATTGGCATATCTGAGGAAAATCTAAAGTATTTATTTCAGCCTTTTAGCAATACTGACTACAGTTGCTGCCCAATTGACGAACTGGGAATAGGGCTTGTTATGACAAGGGAGCTTATTTCCCTTATGGGCGGCACCATGGGGGTGGAAAGCAAAGAGGGCAATGGGAGCAGATTTTATTTCACAATTCCGGTATCAACTGCACTTTCAGACAATGAATTTAATAAACAGCGGTCATGTATATCTGATAATATTTTTTATAAAGAAGGAAAAGATAAATATATAATAGTTTACATTGATGATAATCCGGCAAGTATAACGCTGCTTGGCAGAATAGTATCACGTTATAACAATATAGAGTTCCTTTCTGCAAATGATGGGTTAACTGGAATACAACTTGCTAAAGAGCATAGACCGGACATTATACTTACTGATATTAACCTTCCGGATATATCAGGAGTAGAGGTGTTAAAGAGAATCAGAGAAGATGCTGAAACAGCACAGATACCTGTTATAGCGTTAAGCGGCTATGTAGATGAGGGTAACAAATGTAGTGTAAACAGGAATGACTTTACCGGATTTTTACTAAAACCATTTAATTTTAAAGAGCTTATGGGTATAATAGAAGGACTTTTAGCGAAAAAGATTAAGGAGCAATAAATTTTGGACGCAGAGCAAATATCTAAAGCTACAATATTGATAGTGGATGACAGCCAGGCAAACGTGGCATTGGTAGAAAAGATGCTCAAGGCTGAGGGTTATAAGAATATTTTAACAACGACGGATTCACGCCATGTTGTGGATTTGTATAAGTTGCATAATCCAGACTTGATTTTATTAGATTTGAATATGCCATTTATGGATGGTTTTCAGGTGATGTCAGAGCTAAAAAAGATAGAGAGTAAAACGTATCTTTCAATAATGGTACTGACTGCTTACACGGACAGGACAATAAGGGTAAAGGCGCTTGAGTACGGTGCAAAGGATTTCTTAACAAAACCGTTTGACAGACTTGAAGTGTTAACGAGAATAAAAAACATGCTGGAGATTCGCCTTCTACATAATGAAGTGATAGATTACAACAAGAGTCTTGAGGAAAAAGTACAGGAGAGAACGAGACAGTTAAAACACACACAGTTGGAGATAATCCGCCGTCTTGGCCGGGCATCAGAATACAGGGACAATGAGACCGGAAATCATATAATCCGTATGAGCCAGTTTTGTGAGGTAGTGGCAAGGGGTGCGGGTTTTAGTAAGGAACACTGTGAGTTAATACTTCATGCAAGCCCAATGCACGATGTTGGGAAAATAGGCATACCAGACAGCATACTTCTAAAGCCTGCAAAACTTGACCCTCAGGAATTTGAAATCATGAAAACCCATACAACAAAAGGTGCGGAAATTCTTGACAACCACGATTCAGAGATAATGA
This region of Nitrospirota bacterium genomic DNA includes:
- a CDS encoding PAS domain S-box protein, translating into MENAKKTLEKYFLPVVAVCFFLGASFTFSYCVFPCTGSSLRFIFYGIVFSSFSLPVFWALYSYYRKRIIELEISSKETTKELQDNMELHSKVNALLEREIYERREAEETLRESEETLKKITSSASDAIIMIDNTGCATFWSPGAEKIFGYTSQEVINKDVHKIVAHPDFFNVYAKAFPEFAATGHGNVIGKTIELPAVKKDGTVFPVELSLSPVKIKGAWNAVAIVRDITRRKRNEENLRKLSAAVEHTADSVIIANIEGYIEFVNRAYLSLKGVMEKDVIGKLIKDINEEPFTEQFFSKLRTSVIEGNVYRGVAENKDINGEHYYVDITVSPVMGSDGTVTHFILTERDITYNYITAEALKHSEEKFRSLVNNIPDVIWTCDISGKVVFISKNVEDLIGKTPLELQNAVNIYKSGCIVPDDVGKLKAAYTDLFENNKPFSVEVRVINQEGRQLWLMCRSMLAYEKNGRLYADGALTDITEIKHIQDELNKAKEEAEQANRAKSEFLSLMSHELHTPMNAILGFAQLLESDPYDPLTTYQLENTAEILKAGRHLLELIDNVLDLSKIESGKVKLSFEPVNLQALVEECISLLTPIGESCRVSVSLDMESCTGTFVRADRMRLKQVILNLLSNGVKYSKEGGSVFVQCNRADEMFEVSVSDSGIGISEENLKYLFQPFSNTDYSCCPIDELGIGLVMTRELISLMGGTMGVESKEGNGSRFYFTIPVSTALSDNEFNKQRSCISDNIFYKEGKDKYIIVYIDDNPASITLLGRIVSRYNNIEFLSANDGLTGIQLAKEHRPDIILTDINLPDISGVEVLKRIREDAETAQIPVIALSGYVDEGNKCSVNRNDFTGFLLKPFNFKELMGIIEGLLAKKIKEQ
- a CDS encoding YchF/TatD family DNA exonuclease, giving the protein MIDTHCHLEMTPFEGVVGEIVRKAAEAGVSPLITIGSDAGSNERNKVIAEAYENVFFSIGIHPHEAKDLTTAVYEDLRGLCKHKKCVAVGETGLDYYHNHSPKDVQKQAFIKQIELAKETGLPLVIHSREASEDTLRILTDHKVTRGVFHCFTANVETAKEVISMGLYISFSGTVTFKNNPDVEKVVNAVSDNHLLIETDAPYLAPVPHRGKRNEPAYVVHTAKKIAQLRGISLEDVDRITTLNAQTLFGLNTQSHEDKIAYQIRNTLYLNMTNSCTNRCVFCLRNINTTVKGHNLSLRADPSAQDLIVAIGDNPARYDEVVFCGYGEPLLKLDNVITVAKHIKAHGGRIRINTNGLGNIIHKQNILPQLTGLVDKISISLNAQDAETYNRLCAPTVVNAYPGVIEFIREAKKYIPDIIVSVVDVPGVDIAGCKEIAQELGVNFRLRHLDVLG
- a CDS encoding response regulator, whose amino-acid sequence is MDAEQISKATILIVDDSQANVALVEKMLKAEGYKNILTTTDSRHVVDLYKLHNPDLILLDLNMPFMDGFQVMSELKKIESKTYLSIMVLTAYTDRTIRVKALEYGAKDFLTKPFDRLEVLTRIKNMLEIRLLHNEVIDYNKSLEEKVQERTRQLKHTQLEIIRRLGRASEYRDNETGNHIIRMSQFCEVVARGAGFSKEHCELILHASPMHDVGKIGIPDSILLKPAKLDPQEFEIMKTHTTKGAEILDNHDSEIMILARTIALTHHEKWDGKGYPYGISGEAIPVEGRIVAVCDVFDALTSKRPYKKAWSVEDAVAEIKKNSGLCFDSALVEVFVEHLDEILKIKESYEDV